In Spodoptera frugiperda isolate SF20-4 chromosome 1, AGI-APGP_CSIRO_Sfru_2.0, whole genome shotgun sequence, the following are encoded in one genomic region:
- the LOC118273526 gene encoding elongation factor G, mitochondrial — MTISNFLRLSNVLRSVNKSNVSQIEKFSSHVKYAEHKPLEKIRNIGISAHIDSGKTTLTERILYYTGRIDQMHEVRGKDNVGAVMDSMELERQRGITIQSAATYTIWKDHNINIIDTPGHVDFTVEVERALRVLDGAVLVLCAVGGVQSQTLTVNRQMKRYNVPCLAFINKLDRMGANPYRVIKQMRSKMNHNAAFVQLPIGLEKECQGILDLIEERAIYFDGDYGETIRYDEVPKDNRAEVQERRHELIEHLSNVDETLGELFLEEKTPTVADIKQAVRRTTLKRSFTPVLVGTALKNKGVQPLLDAVLEYLPNPGEVENTAMLNEDKEGEGQTIMLDPSRNDKKPFVGLAFKLEVSKFGQLTYLRCYQGMLKRGENIFNARTNKKVKISRLVRMHSNNMEEVTEVMAGDIFALFGVDCASGDTFVNDGKLQLAMESIHVPDPVVSMAIKPKNNKDRDNFSKAVARFTKEDPTFQFRYDPDNKETIVSGMGELHLEIYAQRMEREYNCPVELGKPKVAFRETMMSPCTFDYLHKKQSGGAGQYARVTGIMEPLPPHQNTTLEFVDETIGTNVPKQFVPGVEKGFLDTCQKGYLSGHKVSGVKFRLQDGAHHIVDSSELAFFLAAKGAVKEVFDEGAWQILEPIMFVEVTLPEEFHGTVVGQLNKRGGIITGSEGTEGWTTIYAEVPLNNMFGYAGELRSMTQGKGEFSMEYSRYSPCLPDVQEKLIRKHQEDMGLLPDQKKKKN; from the exons atgacgatttcaaactttttacGATTATCAAACGTTCTtagaagtgtaaataaatcaaatgtttCACAAATCGAG AAATTCTCGTCTCATGTCAAATATGCAGAACACAAGCCTTTGGAGAAGATCAGAAACATTGGTATTTCTGCCCATATAGATTCGGGGAAAACTACTCTTACTGAGAGAATACTGTACTATACCGGCAGAATAGACCAAATGCACGAG GTTAGAGGCAAAGACAATGTGGGCGCTGTAATGGACTCCATGGAGTTAGAACGCCAAAGAGGTATTACCATCCAATCCGCAGCCACATACACAATCTGGAAGGATCATAATATCAATATCATCGACACTCCTGGCCACGTAGACTTCACAGTGGAGGTAGAACGAGCTCTGCGAGTGTTGGATGGAGCTGTGCTCGTGTTGTGTGCTGTCGGTGGAGTACAGAGCCAGACTTTGACCGTGAATAGGCAAATGAAGAGATATAATGTGCCTTGTCTCGCTTTTATTAACAAGCTGGATAGGATGGGAGCTAATCCTTACAG agttataaaacaaatgcGTTCCAAAATGAACCACAATGCCGCATTTGTTCAGCTTCCAATAGGATTAGAGAAAGAATGCCAAGGTATCTTAGATCTGATTGAGGAGAGGGCTATCTACTTCGATGGTGATTACGGAGAGACTATCAGGTACGATGAGGTACCGAAGGACAACAGAGCAGAAGTGCAGGAAAGGAGACATGAGTTAATTGAGCACTTGTCCAATGTTGACGAGACTTTGG GAGAACTGTTTCTCGAAGAAAAAACACCAACAGTAGCAGACATCAAGCAGGCAGTCCGACGAACAACCCTCAAACGTTCCTTCACACCAGTTCTCGTAGGCACAGCATTAAAGAACAAAGGAGTCCAACCTTTACTTGATGCTGTACTGGAATACTTACCAAACCCTGGTGAGGTGGAAAACACAGCCATGTTGAATGAAGATAAGGAGGGTGAGGGCCAAACAATCATGTTGGATCCCTCGAGGAATGATAAGAAGCCGTTTGTTGGGTTAGCGTTCAAGTTGGAAGTGAGCAAGTTCGGTCAGCTTACATACTTGAGATGTTACCAGGGTATGCTGAAGAGAGGAGAGAATATTTTCAATGCTAGGACTAATAAGAAG GTCAAAATCTCCCGTCTAGTCCGTATGCACTCTAACAACATGGAAGAGGTAACAGAAGTGATGGCTGGCGATATCTTCGCATTGTTCGGCGTAGATTGCGCGTCCGGTGACACGTTCGTTAACGATGGCAAGCTACAGCTGGCAATGGAATCTATACACGTACCTGACCCCGTCGTTTCCATGGCTATCAAACCGAAGAATAATAAAGATAGAGATAATTTCTCGAAAGCTGTTGCTAG ATTTACCAAAGAGGATCCTACATTCCAGTTCCGTTATGACCCAGACAACAAGGAAACTATTGTGTCTGGTATGGGTGAGCTACACTTAGAGATCTACGCCCAGAGGATGGAGAGAGAGTACAACTGTCCTGTCGAGCTGGGCAAACCTAAGGTGGCGTTCAG AGAAACAATGATGTCGCCTTGCACCTTCGACTACCTCCACAAGAAGCAGTCTGGCGGTGCTGGTCAGTACGCCAGGGTGACTGGTATCATGGAACCGTTGCCTCCACACCAAAATACCA CCCTAGAATTCGTAGACGAAACAATCGGAACGAATGTACCGAAGCAGTTTGTGCCTGGCGTAGAGAAAGGTTTCCTGGACACCTGCCAGAAAGGCTACCTGTCTGGACACAAAGTATCTGGCGTGAAGTTCAGGCTGCAAGACGGTGCTCACCATATCGTGGACTCCAGCGAACTGGCTTTCTTCTTGGCTGCTAAGGGAGCTGTTAAAGAAG TATTCGACGAGGGCGCCTGGCAGATTCTGGAACCTATAATGTTTGTGGAAGTAACTCTACCTGAAGAGTTCCATGGTACCGTGGTGGGACAGCTGAACAAGCGAGGAGGTATCATCACTGGCTCGGAGGGAACTGAAGGGTGGACCACGATATACGCTGAAGTACCTCTGAACAACATGTTCGGATATGCTGGTGAACTTag GTCAATGACACAAGGCAAGGGAGAGTTCAGCATGGAATACAGCAGATACTCCCCGTGCTTACCTGATGTCCAAGAGAAGTTGATCAGGAAACACCAAGAAGATATGGGTCTTCTACCAGAccagaagaagaagaagaattaa